The Polynucleobacter sp. VK25 genome segment GCGTAACCAGGATGAGATTACTCGTCGTGCTGGGCGCGGTATTCGGATTAATACAGTTGCTGATTTAAATGTAGAGCGCGCCAAGGAGTTGGTTAAAGATCGCGCACAAGTAGTCAATGATGCACGTGCAGTGATTAATAACCCAGAGATCGATATTGTTGTTGAGTTAATCGGTGGTTACGGTATCGCTAAAGATTTAGTTCTCGAAGCTATCGCCGCTGGCAAGCATGTAGTCACAGCTAACAAGGCATTGATCGCAGTACACGGCAATGAGATCTTTAAAGCGGCGCACGCTAAAGGCGTGATGGTGGCCTTTGAAGCTGCCGTTGCAGGCGGTATCCCCATTATTAAAGCTTTGCGTGAAGGTTTAACTGCTAACCGCATCGAATGGATTGCCGGCATTATTAACGGCACAACCAATTTCATCTTGTCAGAGATGCGTGATAAAGGTTTGGATTTCGGAACCGTTCTTAAAGAAGCGCAACGTTTGGGTTACGCAGAAGCGGATCCTACTTTCGATATCGAAGGAGTTGATGCTGCGCATAAAGCCACCATCATGAGTGCGATTGCATTTGGTATTCCAATGCAGTTTGAAAAAGCACACATTGAAGGCATTACTAAATTGGATGCGATTGATATCAAATACGCAGAGCAATTGGGTTATCGCATCAAGTTACTTGGCATCGCTAAGAAAACGTCAACAGGTGTTGAGTTGCGCGTGCACCCAACCTTAATTCCTTCTAAGCGTTTGATTGCAAACGTTGAAGGCGCTATGAATGCCGTTCAGGTATTTGGTGATGCTGTTGGAACTACTTTGTATTACGGCAAAGGCGCTGGCTCGGAGCCAACCGCTTCAGCGGTGATTGCAGACTTGGTGGATATCACGCGCTTGCTTAGTGCAGATGCTGAGCACCGTGTTCCTTACTTGGCCTTCCAACCAGATGCCGTTCATGACACGCCGGTATTGCCGATTGGTGAGATCACTACTAGTTACTATTTGCGTTTGCGTGTAGCTGATCAAGCTGGCGTATTGGCTGACATCACGAAGATCTTGGCGTCACATGGTGTTTCAATCGATGCGCTCTTGCAAAAAGAGGCTGATGAGGGCGAGAGTCAAACAGATTTGGTGGCCCTGACTCACGAAACCAAAGAAAAGAACATGCTTGCAGCCATCAAAGAGATTCAAGCTCTCAAAACTGTTGCGGGCGAAGTGGTTAAGATCCGTTTAGAAAATCTGTCTTAAGTAAAACTCAGCAAAACACATGCGTTACCAATCTACTCGTGGCAATAGCCCACAACAATCCTTTTTAGAAATTTTGTTGGGTGGATTGGCGCCTGATGGCGGCTTGTATTTGCCTACTCAGTATCCAAAAGTTACTGCTGCACAACTGGATTCATGGCGTGGCTTGTCATATGCTGATTTAGCTTATGAAGTGTTGAGTCTGTATTGCGATGATATTCCTGAGGCTGATTTGCGTGCGCTATTGCGCAAAACTTATACCGAGCAGGTGTACTGCAATGGTCGCCCTCAAGATAATGCAAAAGACATTACGCCGATCCATTGGCTGGGCGAAGAGCATGGCACACGTATTGGTTTATTGAGCCTTTCAAATGGCCCAACATTGGCCTTCAAAGATATGGCGATGCAGTTGCTTGGCAATCTGTTTGAATATGCTCTTAAGAAAAAAGGTCAGCAGCTCAATATTTTGGGCGCGACTTCTGGTGATACGGGTAGTGCCGCTGAATACGCCATGCGTGGCAAAGAGGGCGTGAAGGTATTCATGCTTTCACCCCGTGGCAAGATGAGCGCCTTCCAGTCGGCGCAAATGTATTCGTTGCAAGACCCCAATATTTTTAACTTAGCAGTTGCTGGCGTTTTTGATGACTGCCAAG includes the following:
- a CDS encoding homoserine dehydrogenase, whose protein sequence is MKPIQVGLLGIGTVGGGVFTVLERNQDEITRRAGRGIRINTVADLNVERAKELVKDRAQVVNDARAVINNPEIDIVVELIGGYGIAKDLVLEAIAAGKHVVTANKALIAVHGNEIFKAAHAKGVMVAFEAAVAGGIPIIKALREGLTANRIEWIAGIINGTTNFILSEMRDKGLDFGTVLKEAQRLGYAEADPTFDIEGVDAAHKATIMSAIAFGIPMQFEKAHIEGITKLDAIDIKYAEQLGYRIKLLGIAKKTSTGVELRVHPTLIPSKRLIANVEGAMNAVQVFGDAVGTTLYYGKGAGSEPTASAVIADLVDITRLLSADAEHRVPYLAFQPDAVHDTPVLPIGEITTSYYLRLRVADQAGVLADITKILASHGVSIDALLQKEADEGESQTDLVALTHETKEKNMLAAIKEIQALKTVAGEVVKIRLENLS